The following proteins are encoded in a genomic region of Melopsittacus undulatus isolate bMelUnd1 chromosome 8, bMelUnd1.mat.Z, whole genome shotgun sequence:
- the GDE1 gene encoding glycerophosphodiester phosphodiesterase 1, translating to MLCRGEGLLGSLTALLVVAMALSRSPALSGLLTAGLYLALHLFSLEPAPPQSAQRVLRPRGTAARIAHRGGAHDAPENTLAAIRQAAENGATGVELDLEFTADGVPILMHDETVERTTDGSGRLRDLTFEEIRSLNPSAKHRLRSKFQGEKVPTLREAVVESMQHNLIIYFDVKGHANQAVDALKQLYLEFPSLYNSSIVCSFMPDVVYKMRQADRNVVTALTHRPWQLSHLGDGTPRFSSSWKHHLYVMLDIILDWSLHSFLWRLCGVSALLIQKNFVSQDYVRHWSSKGIQVVAWTVNTFAEKNYYESVLESNYITDSLVEDCEPHY from the exons ATGTTGTGCCGCGGGGAGGGCCTGCTGGGGTCCCTCACGGCGCTGCTGGTGGTGGCAATGGCGCTGAGCCGCAGCCCGGCGCTGTCGGGGCTCCTGACGGCCGGCCTCTACCTGGCGCTGCACCTCTTCAGCCTGGAGCCCGCCCCGCCCCAGAGCGCACAGCGAGTCCTGCGGCCCCGCGGCACCGCCGCCCGCATCGCCCACCGCGGGGGCGCGCACGACGCGCCCGAGAACACGCTGGCGGCCATCCGACAG gcaGCTGAGAATGGAGCGACGGGTGTTGAGCTGGATCTCGAATTTACTGCAGATGGGGTTCCCATCCTAATGCATGATGAAACAGTGGAAAGGACAACCGATGGCTCTGGAAGATTGCGTGACTTGACTTTTGAGGAAATTAGGAGCCTTAATCCATCTGCAAAGCACAGGCTACG GAGCAAATTCCAAGGTGAAAAGGTACCAACtctgagagaagctgtggtggAGTCTATGCAGCACAATCTTATAATCTACTTCGATGTCAAAGGCCATGCAAATCAG GCAGTTGATGCCCTGAAACAACTCTACCTGGAGTTTCCATCTTTGTACAACAGCAGCATAGTCTGTTCTTTCATGCCAGATGTTGTGTATAAG ATGAGACAAGCTGACAGAAATGTTGTAACAGCACTAACACACAGGCCTTGGCAACTGAGCCATTTGGGAGATGGAACACCCCGTTTCAGTTCCTCCTGGAAACACCACTTGTATGTGATGCTGGATATCATTCTAGATTGGAGCTTACACAGTTTCTTGTGGCGATTGTGTGGGGTTTCAGCTCTCCTCATACAGAAAAATTTTGTTTCTCA AGACTATGTGAGGCACTGGTCTTCAAAAGGGATTCAGGTGGTTGCCTGGACAGTGAACACGTTTGCAGAAAAAAACTACTACGAAAGTGTCCTTGAATCCAACTACATCACTGACAGCTTGGTGGAAGACTGTGAACCTCATTATTAG